A stretch of the Euleptes europaea isolate rEulEur1 chromosome 14, rEulEur1.hap1, whole genome shotgun sequence genome encodes the following:
- the FBXW5 gene encoding F-box/WD repeat-containing protein 5 produces MDGGGNPLLPDSIVFDIFLYLDYKDVLSAGQACRQWHAVAQDEVLWKELFYRYYGVARDVPRHPAAVSWYGEFQRLYDTIPCVEVQTLKEHSDQVLHLSFSHNGYMFASCSKDCTIKIWNNDLKFSLLHSSNMKKFNWSYTQFSQFNADDSLLLVSGVFMGPRTSSSGEIAVISLENFTLLSRVRNKPYDVFGCWLNETNLISGNLHRIGYLTSCSVLWLNNAFQGVESENMNVVKRLFKLQNLNASTIRTVMVVDCSRYDSPDLSNQGEQLASNPAAATSQAADLCSDSEEEEEPRHRAAPEPSAEDSPGAKSKAEAGDGLDRFLTDIIEGRVRPVMTELEMETKVAQLLAKKRTKPPEPNLLSMEGCSKKKYLIFTTGCLTYSPHQIGIKQILPHQMTTAGPVLGEERDSDKFFDSLDHVIDIHGHIIGMGLSPDHRYLYVNSRAWPQDCVISDPLQPPPIAEEIDLHVLDLKTMKEVKRALRAHRAYTPSDDFFFIFLDVSRDFVASGAEDRHGYIWDRHYNICLAKLQHDDVVNSVAFSPVEQELLLTASDDCTIKVWRSPRTVRILHAEKPRLRKPLFSWATNQRS; encoded by the exons CGTCTTTGACATTTTCCTGTACTTGGATTACAAAGATGTGCTCTCAGCAGGACAGGCTTGCCGCCAGTGGCATGCCGTGGCTCAGGATGAAGTCCTATGGAAGGAACTTTTCTACAGATACTACGGGGTAGCTCGAGATGTCCCACGACACCCAG CTGCCGTTTCTTGGTACGGCGAGTTCCAGAGACTGTATGACACCATCCCCTGCGTTGAAGTGCAGACTCTGAAGGAGCACAGTGATCAAGTCCTCCATCTCAGCTTCTCCCACAATGGCTACATGTTTGCCTCGTGCTCCAAGGACTGTACCATCAAG ATCTGGAACAACGACCTCAAGTTCTCCCTTTTGCATAGCTCCAACATGAAGAAGTTCAACTGGAGCTACACTCAGTTCTCGCAGTTCAACGCCGACGATTCGCTCCTCTTGGTGTCTGGGGTCTTCATGGGGCCCCGCACTTCCTCCTCAGGCGAGATTGCAGTTATCAGCTTGG aaAATTTCACACTCTTGTCCCGGGTGCGCAACAAGCCCTATGATGTCTTTGGCTGCTGGCTGAACGAAACCAACCTGATCTCTGGCAATTTGCACCGCATCGGCTACCTCACCTCTTGCTCTGTGTTGTGGTTGAACAATGCCTTCCAG GGTGTAGAATCGGAAAACATGAACGTGGTAAAACGGCTTTTCAAACTCCAGAACCTGAACGCCAGCACCATCCGGACGGTGATGGTGGTGGACTGCAGCCGCTACGACTCCCCAGATCTGTCAAACCAAGGAGAGCAGTTGGCATCCAACCCGGCCGCAGCCACCAGCCAGGCCGCTGATCTCTGCAGTgacagcgaggaggaggaggagcccagACACCGAGCAGCACCAGAGCCGTCTGCTGAGGACTCCCCGGGAGCCAAGAGCAAAGCAGAAGCTGGAGATGGGCTGGACCGCTTCCTAACAGACATCATTGAAGGGCGCGTCCGGCCGGTCATGACGGAACTGGAGATGGAGACAAAGGTggcccagctgctggcgaaaaagCGGACGAAGCCTCCCGAGCCAAACCTGCTCTCCATGGAGGGCTGCAGCAAGAAGAAATACTTGATCTTCACCACTGGATGCCTCACCTATTCGCCACACCAGATTG GGATTAAGCAGATCCTGCCTCACCAAATGACAACAGCAGGCCCGGTCCTTGGAGAAGAAAGAGATTCTGATAAATTCTTTGACTCGCTAGACCACGTCATCGATATCCATGGACACATTATTGGCATGGGCCTCTCCCCTGACCACAG gTACTTGTACGTGAACAGCCGAGCTTGGCCTCAGGACTGCGTCATTTCCGACCCTTTGCAGCCACCGCCCATCGCCGAGGAAATCGACCTGCATGTCCTGGATCTCAAAACGATGAAGGAAGTGAAGCGAGCGCTGCGGGCTCACCGGGCCTACACACCCAGCGATGACTTCTTCTTTATTTTCCTGGATGTCAGCAGAGATTTTGTAGCCAG CGGTGCTGAAGATCGCCACGGCTACATCTGGGACCGGCACTACAACATCTGCTTGGCCAAACTGCAGCACGACGACGTGGTCAACTCAGTGGCCTTCAGCCCCGTAGAACAAGAACTCCTCCTGACCGCTAGCGATGACTGCACCATTAAGGTGTGGCGCTCCCCCCGCACAGTGCGGATCCTCCACGCCGAGAAACCCAGGCTCCGCAAGCCGCTCTTCTCCTGGGCCACAAACCAGAGGAGCTGA
- the TRAF2 gene encoding TNF receptor-associated factor 2, with product MAAANLTPPSSLEVNKLGFPKEILGTELEGKYLCTECRNILRRPFQAQCGHRYCSSCLRTIISSGPQKCAACIQEGIYEEGISILETSSAFPDNAARREVESLPAICINEGCVWKGTIKEYESCHEGSCPFMLVTCPACKGMVRLNGKERHSERECPERSLNCKYCKVLFYFPNIKAHDEVCPKFPLTCDGCGKKKIPREKFQDHIKTCSKCKAACRFQTVGCTEVMENEKLPDHESKHLGEHLYMLLSFVLSLGAESSKLQSLPGLPTAEGRSTLLGGNPLVSESEISSSLELLRKCEALETKTVTFENIVCVLNREVERVSLTAEAYSQQHQLDQEKIEALSSKVRQLERSIALKDLALAEMARTIQEMEASSYDGIFIWKIGDFARKRQEAISGRSPAIFSPAFYTNKYGYKMCLRIYLNGDGTGRGTHLSLFFVVMKGPNDALLRWPFNQKVTLMLLDQNNREHVIDAFRPDVSSSSFQRPVSDMNIASGCPLFCPLTKMEAKHSYVRDDTIFIKAIVDLTGL from the exons ATGGCAGCAGCAAACCTGACTCCCCCCAGCTCTCTGGAAGTAAATAAGCTGGGGTTTCCAAAGGAGATCCTTGGGACTGAGTTGGAGGGGAAGTACCTGTGTACGGAGTGTAGGAATATTTTAAGGCGGCCATTCCAAGCCCAGTGTGGACACCGGTACTGTTCCTCTTGCCTGAGAACAATCATAAG CTCTGGGCCCCAGAAGTGTGCAGCCTGCATTCAAGAAGGAATATATGAGGAAGGCATTTCTATCTTGGAAACTAGTTCG GCTTTCCCAGATAATGCAGCCCGACGGGAGGTGGAGAGTCTTCCGGCAATCTGCATCAACGAGGGCTGTGTGTGGAAAGGGACGATTAAAGAATACGAG AGCTGTCATGAAGGGAGCTGCCCGTTCATGCTGGTCACCTGCCCGGCATGTAAGGGCATGGTCAGGCTGAATGGAAAGGAGCGCCATTCCGAGCGGGAGTGCCCCGAGAGAAGCCTCAACTGTAAATACTGCAAAGTCCTTTTCTACTTCCCcaatattaag GCCCATGACGAGGTGTGCCCAAAATTTCCTCTCACCTGTGATggctgtgggaagaagaagatcCCAAGAGAAAAG TTTCAAGACCACATCAAAACTTGTAGCAAATGCAAAGCTGCTTGCAGATTCCAGACTGTTGGCTGTACTGAGGTG ATGGAAAACGAGAAGCTCCCTGATCATGAGAGCAAGCACCTGGGGGAGCATCTCTACATGCTGCTGAGTTTTGTGCTGAGTCTTGGGGCTGAATCCAGCAAGCTGCAGTCCCTGCCAGGCCTCCCGACAGCTGAGGGCCGCTCCACTCTGTTGGGGGGCAACCCCCTGGTCTCAGAGTCAGAGATTTCCAGCTCTTTAGAACTGTTACGGAAATGCGAAGCTCTGGAAACGAAGACTGTCACCTTTGAGAATATCGTCTGTGTGCTGAACCGGGAGGTGGAAAGGGTGTCTCTCACAGCTGAAGCATACAGCCAGCAGCATCAGCTGGACCAGGAGAAGATAGAGGCGCTCAGCAGCAAG GTTCGGCAGCTAGAGAGGAGCATTGCCCTGAAGGACTTGGCCCTAGCTGAGATGGCCCGCACAATTCAGGAGATGGAAGCGTCCTCCTACGATGGCATCTTCATCTGGAAGATCGGTGACTTTGCAAGGAAGCGCCAGGAGGCGATAAGTGGCCGCTCGCCAGCCATCTTTTCTCCAG CATTCTATACAAACAAATACGGCTACAAAATGTGCCTGCGCATTTACCTCAACGGGGATGGCACGGGGCGTGGTACCCACTTGTCCCTCTTCTTCGTGGTGATGAAAGGACCCAACGACGCCCTCTTGCGGTGGCCTTTCAACCAGAAG GTCACCCTGATGCTGTTGGATCAGAATAACCGGGAGCACGTGATCGACGCCTTCCGCCCGGATGTGTCATCCTCGTCTTTCCAGCGGCCCGTCAGCGACATGAACATTGCTAGTGGCTGCCCACTCTTCTGCCCCCTTACCAAGATGGAGGCCAAGCACTCTTACGTCCGTGATGACACCATCTTTATTAAAGCCATTGTAGACCTTACGGGCCTTTGA